A window of the Bacteroides thetaiotaomicron VPI-5482 genome harbors these coding sequences:
- a CDS encoding four helix bundle protein, whose translation MKDNVVKDKSLEFAVRIVNLYKFLVNEQKEFVMSKQILRSGTSIGANIREAEQAQSRADFINKLNIALKEANETEYWLELLIRTEYITREQYESINNDSTEINKLLISIIKTTKNN comes from the coding sequence ATGAAGGATAATGTAGTAAAAGATAAAAGTTTGGAGTTCGCTGTTCGGATTGTGAATTTATATAAGTTTTTAGTAAATGAACAAAAGGAGTTTGTGATGAGTAAGCAAATATTGCGATCCGGGACCAGTATTGGTGCCAATATTCGTGAGGCTGAGCAAGCACAAAGTCGGGCTGATTTTATTAATAAGCTGAATATAGCACTTAAGGAAGCGAACGAAACAGAGTATTGGCTGGAATTATTGATTAGAACAGAGTATATCACTCGGGAACAATATGAGAGCATCAATAATGACAGCACAGAAATAAACAAATTATTAATATCTATAATTAAAACAACAAAAAACAATTAA
- a CDS encoding xylulokinase has translation MKLDAKSTIETGKAILGIELGSTRIKAVLIDQENKPIAQGSHTWENQLVNGLWTYSIDAIWSGLQDCYADLRSNVKKLYDTEIETLAAIGVSAMMHGYMPFNEKEEILVPFRTWRNTNTGRAAAELSELFVYNIPLRWSISHLYQAILDNEAHVKDIKFLTTLAGYVHWQITGEKVLGIGDASGMLPIDPTTNNYSAEMVAKFNNLIASKEYSWKLEDILPKVLSAGENAGVLTPEGCKKLDASGHLKAGIPVCPPEGDAGTGMVATNAVKQRTGNVSAGTSSFSMIVLEKELSKPYEMIDMVTTPDGSLVAMVHCNNCTSDLNAWVNLFKEYQELLGIPVDMDELYGKLYNIALTGDTDCGGLLSYNYISGEPVTGLAEGRPLFVRSANDKFNLANFMRAHLYASVGVLKIGNDILFNEEKIKVDRITGHGGLFRTKGVGQRVLAAAINSPISVMETAGEGGAWGIALLGSYLVNNKKGQSLADFLDESVFVSDAGVEVSPTPEDVAGFNTYIESYKAGLPIEEAAVKFK, from the coding sequence ATGAAATTAGATGCAAAATCAACCATCGAGACAGGTAAAGCTATCCTTGGCATAGAACTCGGTTCTACACGAATAAAAGCTGTTCTGATTGACCAGGAAAACAAACCTATCGCTCAAGGCAGCCACACATGGGAAAATCAACTGGTCAACGGACTTTGGACTTACAGCATTGATGCCATCTGGTCCGGACTGCAAGATTGCTACGCCGACCTCCGCTCCAACGTGAAGAAATTATACGACACAGAGATCGAAACACTGGCAGCCATCGGTGTCAGCGCCATGATGCATGGTTACATGCCTTTCAATGAAAAAGAAGAAATCCTCGTGCCTTTCCGCACTTGGAGAAATACCAATACAGGCCGTGCTGCGGCAGAATTATCCGAATTATTTGTCTATAACATCCCTTTGAGATGGAGCATTTCTCATTTGTACCAGGCTATTCTGGACAACGAAGCGCACGTCAAAGACATCAAGTTCCTGACAACTCTTGCAGGTTATGTACATTGGCAGATAACAGGCGAAAAGGTGTTGGGCATTGGTGACGCATCGGGTATGCTCCCCATAGATCCGACTACCAACAACTATTCCGCCGAAATGGTGGCCAAATTCAACAATCTGATTGCTTCGAAAGAATACAGTTGGAAACTGGAAGACATTCTGCCCAAAGTATTGTCGGCTGGTGAAAATGCCGGTGTCCTCACACCGGAAGGCTGTAAAAAACTCGATGCATCCGGTCATCTGAAGGCAGGAATACCGGTCTGCCCACCGGAAGGAGACGCAGGCACCGGCATGGTAGCAACCAACGCCGTCAAGCAACGCACCGGCAACGTATCGGCAGGTACTTCTTCTTTCTCTATGATCGTATTGGAAAAAGAATTGTCGAAGCCATACGAAATGATCGACATGGTCACCACTCCCGACGGAAGCCTCGTAGCCATGGTACATTGCAACAACTGTACTTCGGATCTTAACGCATGGGTCAACCTGTTCAAAGAATACCAGGAACTTCTGGGTATACCTGTAGATATGGATGAACTCTATGGCAAACTTTATAACATTGCCCTTACCGGTGATACCGATTGCGGTGGTCTCCTCTCCTACAACTACATTTCAGGCGAACCTGTTACGGGACTTGCCGAGGGAAGACCTTTGTTCGTACGTTCGGCCAATGACAAGTTCAACCTTGCAAACTTTATGCGGGCTCATTTGTACGCCTCAGTCGGAGTTCTCAAGATTGGCAACGACATCTTGTTCAACGAAGAAAAGATCAAAGTCGACAGAATCACAGGTCACGGAGGATTGTTCAGAACCAAAGGAGTCGGTCAAAGAGTACTTGCAGCAGCCATCAACTCGCCCATATCTGTTATGGAAACAGCCGGTGAAGGCGGTGCATGGGGAATTGCCCTGCTGGGTTCTTACCTGGTAAACAATAAAAAGGGTCAATCTCTTGCCGATTTCCTGGATGAAAGTGTATTTGTCAGCGATGCTGGTGTCGAGGTATCACCCACACCCGAAGATGTAGCCGGCTTCAACACATACATCGAAAGCTACAAGGCAGGTTTGCCTATAGAAGAAGCAGCCGTCAAATTCAAATAA
- a CDS encoding alpha-N-arabinofuranosidase, producing the protein MKAKLLVSTAFLAASVSLSAQKSATITVHADQGKEIIPKEIYGQFAEHLGSCIYGGLWVGENSDIPNIKGYRTDVFNALKDLSVPVLRWPGGCFADEYHWMDGIGPKENRPKMVNNNWGGTIEDNSFGTHEFLNLCEMLGCEPYISGNVGSGTVEELAKWVEYMTSDGDSPMANLRRKNGRDKAWKVKYLGVGNESWGCGGSMRPEYYADLYRRYSTYCRNYDGNHLFKIASGASDYDYNWTDVLMNRVGHRMQGLSLHYYTVTGWSGSKGAATKFNKDDFYWTMGKCLEVEDVIKKHCAIMDKYDKDKKIALLLDEWGTWWDEEPGTVRGHLYQQNTLRDAFVASLSLDVFHKYTDRLKMANIAQIVNVLQSMILTKDKDMVLTPTYYVFKMYKVHQDATYLPLDLTCEKMNVRDNRTVPMVSATASKNKNGVIHISLSNVDADNAQEITVNLPDVNAKKAIGEILTSANLTDYNSFEKPNIVKPASFKEVKINKGIMKVKLPAKSIVTLELQ; encoded by the coding sequence ATGAAAGCAAAACTATTAGTCAGCACGGCCTTTCTGGCAGCCTCGGTATCTCTTTCTGCACAAAAGAGTGCTACCATCACTGTACATGCCGACCAAGGCAAAGAAATTATCCCGAAGGAAATCTACGGTCAATTTGCCGAACACCTGGGTTCATGTATCTACGGTGGTCTTTGGGTAGGCGAAAATTCGGATATTCCTAATATCAAAGGATACCGCACGGACGTATTTAATGCATTAAAAGACTTGTCTGTTCCTGTTCTCCGCTGGCCGGGCGGCTGCTTTGCAGACGAATATCACTGGATGGACGGTATCGGTCCCAAAGAAAACCGCCCGAAGATGGTGAACAACAACTGGGGAGGAACGATTGAAGACAACAGTTTCGGAACACACGAATTTCTGAACCTTTGCGAAATGCTGGGCTGCGAACCATATATAAGTGGAAACGTAGGCAGCGGCACGGTAGAAGAACTCGCCAAATGGGTGGAGTACATGACTTCCGACGGTGATTCTCCAATGGCAAATCTGCGTCGCAAGAATGGCCGAGACAAGGCATGGAAAGTAAAATATCTCGGTGTAGGAAATGAAAGCTGGGGATGCGGCGGCAGCATGCGTCCTGAATATTATGCCGATCTGTATCGCCGTTATTCTACTTATTGCCGTAACTATGACGGTAATCATCTGTTTAAGATAGCCAGTGGTGCCAGTGATTACGACTATAACTGGACGGATGTACTGATGAATCGTGTCGGTCACCGGATGCAAGGTCTATCCTTACACTACTATACAGTTACAGGATGGAGCGGCAGCAAAGGTGCGGCAACCAAATTCAACAAAGATGATTTTTACTGGACGATGGGCAAATGTCTTGAAGTGGAAGATGTCATCAAAAAACATTGCGCCATCATGGACAAATATGATAAAGACAAGAAGATTGCCCTTTTGCTTGACGAATGGGGCACTTGGTGGGACGAAGAACCAGGAACGGTCAGAGGTCATCTGTATCAGCAAAACACATTGCGTGATGCCTTCGTTGCTTCTTTAAGCCTCGATGTATTCCACAAATATACCGACCGTCTGAAAATGGCGAACATTGCTCAGATAGTCAACGTTCTGCAATCTATGATCCTGACTAAAGACAAAGATATGGTACTTACTCCTACTTATTATGTATTTAAGATGTACAAAGTGCATCAGGATGCAACCTATCTTCCACTCGACCTGACTTGCGAGAAAATGAACGTACGCGATAACCGTACAGTTCCCATGGTCAGCGCAACAGCTTCTAAGAACAAGAACGGAGTGATCCATATTTCTCTCTCCAACGTAGATGCAGACAACGCACAGGAAATCACAGTCAATCTTCCGGACGTAAATGCCAAAAAGGCGATTGGAGAAATCCTGACTTCTGCTAATCTGACTGATTACAACTCTTTCGAAAAACCTAATATTGTAAAACCGGCTTCCTTCAAAGAGGTAAAAATCAATAAAGGAATTATGAAGGTAAAACTACCGGCTAAGTCAATTGTTACTTTAGAGTTACAGTAA
- a CDS encoding L-ribulose-5-phosphate 4-epimerase, with translation MLEELKEKVFHANLELVKHGLVIFTWGNVSAIDRETELVVIKPSGVSYDDMKAEDMVVVDLDGKVVEGRLKPSSDTPTHVVLYKAFPEIGGVVHTHSTYATAWAQAGCDIPNIGTTHADYFHDAIPCTADMTEAEVKGAYELETGNVIVKRFEGLNPVHTPGVLVKNHGPFSWGKDAHDAVHNAVVMEQVAKMASIAYAVNPNLTMNPLLVEKHFSRKHGPNAYYGQ, from the coding sequence ATGCTGGAAGAACTGAAAGAAAAAGTATTTCATGCCAATCTCGAATTGGTAAAGCATGGATTAGTCATCTTTACATGGGGAAATGTTTCTGCCATCGACCGTGAAACGGAACTGGTAGTCATCAAACCCAGTGGAGTCAGTTATGATGATATGAAAGCGGAAGATATGGTAGTAGTGGACCTGGATGGCAAAGTCGTCGAAGGACGGCTGAAGCCATCCTCAGATACTCCTACTCACGTGGTACTCTACAAAGCATTCCCCGAAATCGGCGGAGTGGTGCATACCCACTCTACTTATGCTACCGCATGGGCGCAGGCCGGTTGTGATATTCCCAATATCGGGACAACTCACGCTGACTATTTCCATGATGCAATCCCCTGCACAGCGGATATGACGGAAGCTGAAGTAAAAGGTGCCTATGAACTGGAAACCGGAAACGTGATCGTAAAACGTTTCGAAGGCCTGAACCCTGTACATACACCGGGAGTATTGGTCAAGAATCATGGTCCTTTCTCTTGGGGAAAAGACGCACACGATGCCGTACACAATGCAGTAGTGATGGAACAAGTTGCCAAAATGGCAAGCATTGCTTATGCCGTGAATCCCAATTTAACAATGAACCCGCTGCTGGTAGAGAAACACTTCAGCCGCAAGCATGGTCCGAACGCTTACTACGGACAATAA
- a CDS encoding transketolase family protein gives MNDNKLMNRAADNIRILAASMVEKANSGHPGGAMGGADFVNVLFSEFLVYDPENPRWEGRDRFFLDPGHMSPMLYSTLALTGKFTLDELKEFRQWGSPTPGHPEVDIMRGIENTSGPLGQGHTFAVGAAIAAKFLKARFNEVMNQTIYAYISDGGIQEEISQGAGRIAGALGLDNLIMFYDSNDIQLSTETKDVTVEDTAMKYEAWGWNVLSINGNDPDEIRAAIKEAQTEKERPTLIIGKTVMGKGARKADGSSYEANCATHGAPLGGDAYVNTIKNLGGDPVNPFVIFPEVAELYAKRAAELKKIVAERYAKKAKWTKANPELAAKLEAFFSGKAPKVDWAAIEQKAGTATRAASATVLGALAMQVENMIVASADLSNSDKTDGFLKKTHSFKKGDFSGAFFQAGVSELSMACICIGMSLHGGVIAACGTFFVFSDYMKPAVRMAALMEQPVKFIWTHDAFRVGEDGPTHEPVEQEAQIRLMEKLKNHKGHNSMLVLRPADAEETTIAWKLAMENMSTPTGLIFSRQNIANLPAGTDYEQAAKGAYIVAGSDENPDVILVASGSEVSTLVAGTELLRKDGVKVRIVSAPSEGLFRSQSKEYQESVLPADAKIFGLTAGLPVTLQGLVGCHGKVWGLESFGFSAPYTVLDEKLGFTAENVYNQVKAMI, from the coding sequence ATGAACGATAATAAACTTATGAATCGTGCAGCGGATAACATCCGTATTCTTGCTGCTTCAATGGTTGAGAAAGCCAATTCCGGTCACCCGGGTGGCGCCATGGGTGGTGCTGACTTTGTAAATGTACTCTTCTCTGAGTTTCTAGTATACGATCCTGAAAATCCGCGTTGGGAAGGTCGTGACCGTTTCTTCCTTGATCCGGGTCATATGTCTCCGATGCTCTATTCTACATTGGCATTGACAGGTAAGTTCACTTTGGACGAACTAAAAGAATTTCGCCAATGGGGAAGCCCTACTCCGGGACATCCGGAAGTAGACATCATGCGTGGTATCGAAAATACTTCCGGTCCGCTGGGACAGGGACATACTTTCGCTGTAGGTGCCGCTATCGCAGCTAAATTCCTGAAAGCACGCTTCAATGAAGTAATGAATCAGACTATTTACGCATACATTTCCGATGGTGGTATTCAGGAAGAAATCTCTCAGGGTGCCGGACGCATTGCCGGTGCATTGGGACTGGACAACCTGATCATGTTCTACGACTCCAACGATATTCAGCTTTCTACAGAAACGAAAGATGTAACCGTTGAAGACACTGCCATGAAATATGAAGCATGGGGATGGAACGTACTCAGCATCAATGGTAATGATCCTGACGAAATCCGTGCAGCTATCAAAGAAGCTCAGACAGAAAAAGAGCGCCCGACTCTGATTATCGGTAAAACCGTTATGGGTAAAGGCGCACGCAAAGCAGACGGTAGCAGCTACGAAGCCAACTGTGCTACACACGGCGCTCCACTCGGTGGCGACGCCTATGTAAATACAATCAAGAATTTGGGTGGCGATCCTGTCAATCCGTTCGTGATTTTCCCGGAAGTAGCCGAACTGTATGCAAAGAGAGCAGCAGAATTAAAGAAAATCGTAGCTGAAAGATATGCAAAGAAGGCCAAATGGACCAAAGCCAATCCGGAACTGGCAGCTAAACTGGAAGCATTCTTCTCCGGCAAAGCTCCTAAAGTAGACTGGGCTGCCATCGAACAAAAAGCAGGTACTGCCACTCGTGCCGCTTCTGCAACTGTTCTGGGTGCTCTTGCAATGCAGGTAGAAAATATGATCGTTGCTTCTGCCGACCTTTCTAACTCTGACAAGACTGACGGTTTCCTGAAGAAAACTCATTCTTTCAAGAAGGGCGATTTCAGCGGTGCATTCTTCCAGGCCGGTGTATCTGAATTATCAATGGCTTGTATCTGTATCGGTATGTCACTTCACGGTGGTGTGATCGCTGCTTGCGGTACCTTCTTCGTATTCTCCGACTATATGAAACCTGCCGTACGTATGGCTGCTCTGATGGAACAGCCTGTGAAGTTCATCTGGACTCATGATGCATTCCGCGTAGGTGAAGACGGTCCTACTCATGAACCGGTAGAACAGGAAGCTCAAATCCGCCTGATGGAGAAACTGAAAAACCACAAGGGACACAACTCTATGTTGGTACTTCGTCCGGCTGATGCGGAAGAAACGACTATCGCATGGAAACTTGCCATGGAAAATATGTCTACTCCGACAGGTCTGATCTTCTCCCGTCAGAATATCGCTAACCTGCCTGCCGGAACTGATTACGAACAAGCAGCCAAGGGTGCTTATATCGTAGCCGGTTCAGACGAAAATCCGGATGTAATCCTGGTAGCTTCAGGTTCCGAAGTGTCTACTTTGGTAGCCGGTACAGAGTTGCTTCGCAAGGATGGCGTAAAAGTTCGTATCGTATCTGCACCATCAGAAGGTCTGTTCCGCAGCCAGTCTAAGGAATATCAGGAATCAGTTCTTCCGGCTGATGCCAAGATATTCGGTCTTACTGCCGGTTTGCCTGTCACTCTTCAAGGTCTGGTAGGTTGCCACGGCAAAGTATGGGGATTGGAATCTTTCGGTTTCTCTGCTCCTTACACAGTATTGGATGAAAAACTTGGATTTACTGCCGAGAACGTATATAATCAGGTAAAAGCAATGATTTAA
- a CDS encoding beta-L-arabinofuranosidase, translating into MKTTSFILALIISISIGKAQTNHQVSYFSLQDVKLLSSPFLQAQQTDLHYILALDPDRLSAPFLREAGLTPKAPSYTNWENTGLDGHIGGHYLSALSMMYAATGDTAIYHRLNYMLNELHRAQQAVGTGFIGGTPGSLQLWKEIKAGDIRAGGFSLNGKWVPLYNIHKTYAGLRDAYLYAHSDLARQMLIDLTDWMIDITSGLSDNQMQDMLRSEHGGLNETFADVAEITGDKKYLKLARRFSHKVILDPLIKNEDRLNGMHANTQIPKVIGYKRVAEVSKNDKDWNHAAEWDHAARFFWNTVVNHRSVCIGGNSVREHFHPSDNFTSMLNDVQGPETCNTYNMLRLTKMLYQNSGDVDNSNKPDPRYVDYYERALYNHILSSQEPDKGGFVYFTPMRPGHYRVYSQPETSMWCCVGSGLENHTKYGEFIYAHQQDTLYVNLFIPSQLNWKEQGVTLTQETLFPDDEKVTLRIDKAAKKNLTLMIRIPEWAGNSKGYEITINGKKHLSDIQTGASTYLPIRRKWKKGDMITFHLPMKVSLEQIPDKKDYYAFLYGPIVLATSTGTENLDGIYADDSRGGHIAHGRQTPLQEIPMLIGNPDSIRHSLHKLSGSKLAFSYDGNVYPTQKSKSLELIPFFRLHNSRYAVYFRQASEEQFKTIQEEMATAERKATELANRTVDLIFPGEQQPESDHSIQYEASETGTHKDRHFRRAKGWFSYNLKIKEEASQLMITVRQEDRNKAVILLNNEKLTVHPTVSKADKDGFIRLCYLLPRKLKVGSCEILFKPDGTEWTSAVYEVRLLK; encoded by the coding sequence ATGAAAACCACCTCGTTCATACTTGCCCTTATTATATCCATCTCCATCGGAAAAGCCCAGACGAACCATCAGGTCTCTTACTTTTCCCTTCAAGATGTGAAGTTATTAAGCAGTCCTTTTCTGCAAGCTCAACAGACTGATTTACATTATATCTTAGCTCTCGACCCGGACAGATTATCAGCTCCTTTCCTTCGCGAAGCCGGACTGACACCCAAAGCCCCAAGCTATACCAACTGGGAGAATACAGGACTGGACGGTCACATCGGCGGACATTACCTTTCCGCACTTTCCATGATGTATGCCGCCACCGGAGATACGGCGATATACCACCGTCTCAACTATATGCTCAACGAACTACACCGTGCACAGCAAGCTGTCGGCACAGGATTTATCGGAGGAACACCCGGTAGCCTCCAACTTTGGAAAGAAATCAAAGCAGGTGACATTCGTGCCGGAGGCTTCAGCTTAAACGGCAAATGGGTACCCCTCTATAATATACACAAAACGTATGCCGGACTGCGGGACGCTTACCTGTATGCTCACAGCGATCTGGCACGTCAGATGCTGATTGATCTTACCGACTGGATGATTGATATTACTTCCGGTCTTAGCGACAACCAAATGCAGGATATGCTCCGCAGTGAACACGGCGGCTTAAATGAAACGTTTGCGGATGTAGCGGAAATAACAGGCGATAAGAAATACCTGAAACTGGCACGCCGTTTCTCTCATAAAGTCATTCTCGACCCGCTTATCAAAAACGAAGACAGGTTAAACGGAATGCATGCCAACACACAAATTCCTAAAGTAATCGGATACAAACGGGTAGCCGAAGTTTCAAAGAATGACAAAGACTGGAATCATGCAGCAGAATGGGATCATGCAGCCCGTTTTTTCTGGAATACCGTAGTCAATCACCGTTCCGTGTGTATCGGCGGGAACAGCGTACGCGAACATTTTCATCCATCGGACAACTTTACGTCTATGCTGAATGACGTTCAGGGACCGGAGACTTGCAATACTTACAACATGCTCCGGCTGACCAAAATGCTTTATCAGAACTCCGGAGACGTTGACAACTCCAACAAACCGGACCCACGTTATGTAGATTATTATGAACGTGCACTCTACAATCATATCCTGTCATCACAAGAACCGGATAAAGGCGGATTCGTCTACTTTACTCCGATGCGTCCCGGACATTATCGGGTATACTCGCAACCGGAAACATCGATGTGGTGCTGTGTCGGTTCAGGCTTGGAAAATCATACCAAGTATGGTGAATTTATTTATGCGCATCAACAAGATACGCTTTACGTCAATCTTTTTATTCCTTCACAACTGAACTGGAAAGAACAAGGCGTTACATTAACGCAGGAAACTCTCTTCCCCGATGATGAAAAAGTTACCTTACGAATAGACAAAGCCGCTAAGAAGAACCTGACATTAATGATTCGTATACCGGAATGGGCAGGAAACTCAAAAGGGTATGAAATCACCATCAACGGTAAGAAACACCTATCTGACATACAGACGGGAGCCAGTACGTACCTCCCAATCCGGCGTAAGTGGAAAAAAGGAGATATGATCACCTTCCATCTGCCTATGAAGGTCAGCCTGGAGCAGATTCCCGACAAGAAAGATTACTATGCTTTCTTATACGGTCCCATCGTTCTTGCAACTTCTACAGGAACAGAAAACCTTGACGGAATCTATGCAGACGACAGCCGCGGCGGTCACATTGCCCACGGTCGGCAAACACCTTTGCAGGAGATCCCGATGCTGATCGGGAATCCCGATTCTATCCGCCATTCTCTTCACAAACTGAGCGGAAGCAAACTAGCTTTTAGTTATGATGGAAACGTTTATCCGACACAAAAGAGTAAATCACTGGAGCTTATTCCGTTTTTCCGCCTGCATAATTCCCGTTATGCCGTTTACTTCCGCCAAGCCAGTGAAGAACAGTTCAAAACGATTCAGGAAGAAATGGCTACAGCCGAACGGAAAGCGACCGAACTGGCGAACCGGACAGTTGACCTGATCTTCCCCGGTGAACAGCAACCGGAATCTGATCATAGCATTCAATATGAAGCTTCCGAAACCGGAACCCACAAAGACCGTCATTTCCGCCGGGCTAAAGGTTGGTTCAGCTATAACCTGAAAATAAAAGAAGAAGCAAGCCAGCTTATGATCACCGTACGGCAAGAAGACCGTAACAAAGCAGTGATCCTGCTGAATAACGAAAAACTGACCGTTCATCCCACTGTGAGCAAAGCCGACAAAGACGGTTTTATCAGACTCTGTTATCTCCTGCCCCGTAAATTAAAAGTAGGAAGCTGCGAGATTCTTTTTAAGCCGGACGGAACAGAATGGACCTCTGCCGTTTATGAAGTACGCTTACTGAAGTAA
- the araA gene encoding L-arabinose isomerase: protein MNNVFDQYEVWFVTGAQLLYGGDAVIAVDAHSNEMVNGLNESGKLPVKVVYKGTANSSKEVEAVFKAANNDDKCVGVITWMHTFSPAKMWIHGLQQLKKPLLHLHTQFNKEIPWDTMDMDFMNLNQSAHGDREFGHICTRMRIRRKVVVGYWKEEETLHKIAVWMRVCAGWADSQDMLIIRFGDQMNNVAVTDGDKVEAEQRMGYHVDYCPASELMEYHKDIKNADVDALVATYFNDYDHDASLEDKSTEAYQKVWNAAKAELALRAILKAKGAKGFTTNFDDLGQTDGSYFDQIPGLASQRLMAEGYGFGAEGDWKSAALYRTVWVMNQGLPKGCSFLEDYTLNFDGANSSILQSHMLEICPLIAANKPRLEVHFLGIGIRKSQTARLVFTSKTGTGCTATVVDMGNRFRLIVNDVECIEPKPLPKLPVASALWIPMPNLEVGAGAWILAGGTHHSCFSYDLTAEYWEDYAEIAGIEMVHINKDTTISCFKKELRMNEVYYMLNKALC, encoded by the coding sequence ATGAATAACGTATTTGATCAGTATGAAGTATGGTTCGTAACAGGAGCACAGCTCTTGTACGGAGGTGATGCAGTAATCGCAGTAGACGCACACTCTAACGAAATGGTTAACGGTCTGAATGAATCGGGCAAACTTCCTGTTAAAGTAGTATACAAAGGAACGGCCAACTCTTCTAAAGAGGTGGAAGCTGTATTCAAAGCAGCCAACAACGATGACAAATGTGTAGGCGTCATCACTTGGATGCATACTTTCTCTCCTGCTAAAATGTGGATTCATGGTCTGCAACAATTAAAGAAACCATTGCTGCACCTGCATACTCAATTCAACAAGGAAATTCCTTGGGATACAATGGATATGGACTTTATGAATCTGAACCAGTCAGCTCACGGCGACCGCGAGTTCGGACATATCTGTACCCGTATGCGCATCCGTCGCAAAGTAGTGGTAGGCTACTGGAAAGAAGAAGAAACATTGCATAAGATTGCTGTCTGGATGCGTGTTTGCGCAGGTTGGGCAGACTCTCAGGATATGCTGATCATCCGTTTCGGCGATCAGATGAATAATGTAGCCGTAACCGATGGTGACAAGGTAGAAGCAGAACAACGCATGGGCTATCATGTAGATTATTGCCCGGCAAGCGAGCTGATGGAATATCACAAAGATATCAAAAATGCTGATGTAGATGCTTTGGTAGCTACTTACTTCAATGACTACGATCATGACGCTTCTCTGGAAGACAAATCAACCGAAGCTTATCAGAAAGTATGGAATGCTGCCAAAGCCGAGCTTGCTCTCCGTGCTATCCTCAAAGCGAAAGGCGCCAAAGGATTCACTACCAACTTTGACGATCTGGGTCAGACTGACGGTAGCTATTTCGATCAGATTCCGGGACTGGCTTCTCAACGCCTGATGGCAGAAGGCTACGGATTCGGTGCTGAAGGTGACTGGAAATCGGCTGCTCTTTATCGTACTGTATGGGTAATGAATCAAGGACTTCCGAAAGGCTGTTCATTCCTCGAAGACTATACACTGAACTTTGATGGTGCCAACAGTTCTATCCTACAGTCACATATGTTGGAGATCTGTCCGCTTATCGCAGCTAACAAGCCTCGTCTGGAAGTACACTTCCTCGGCATAGGTATCCGTAAGAGCCAGACTGCCCGTCTTGTGTTCACTTCAAAGACAGGAACAGGCTGCACCGCAACTGTAGTGGATATGGGTAACCGTTTCCGTCTGATCGTAAACGATGTAGAATGTATCGAACCGAAACCACTTCCGAAATTGCCGGTTGCTTCCGCACTCTGGATTCCGATGCCTAACCTCGAAGTAGGCGCAGGCGCATGGATTCTGGCCGGTGGAACTCACCACTCTTGCTTCTCATACGACTTGACAGCAGAATACTGGGAAGATTATGCAGAAATCGCAGGCATCGAAATGGTACATATCAATAAAGATACGACTATCAGCTGCTTCAAGAAAGAACTGCGCATGAATGAAGTATATTATATGCTGAACAAAGCGCTTTGCTAA